From Marivirga harenae, one genomic window encodes:
- a CDS encoding IS110 family transposase: MKKLSLNQTMYAYIIGIDVSKESLDVCMIDTTTGEYETKVLTNTKEGYLNMKRWMKSLGNEVESQSLFCMEHTGIYTRNLVKYLLSRGCKVWMESSLHIKRSMGLVRGKSDKIDAERIAIFAYTHQKEAKLVQLTSTTLDRLQYLMRTRVRLMKSKESQEKAIKEMETFDKKAGREMRSMCRQALTGLKNSIEKVEAKMLELVSIDKEVRALYELITSVKSVGKVLAIDLIVYTHGFSRMLDGRKLACYCGVAPFEYQSGTSVYAPAGTSKFANKVLKSHLHMASMNAIRCHEELRNYYLRKVEEGKGKKSAINAVRNKLLHRVVAVVKRGTPYVEKLDKK; this comes from the coding sequence ATGAAGAAACTGTCACTTAATCAAACAATGTACGCTTACATCATAGGAATTGATGTAAGTAAGGAGAGTTTAGACGTATGCATGATTGATACCACGACTGGTGAGTATGAAACAAAAGTGTTGACTAACACTAAGGAGGGTTATTTGAATATGAAACGGTGGATGAAAAGCTTGGGTAATGAAGTGGAAAGTCAAAGCTTGTTCTGCATGGAACATACCGGAATCTATACCAGAAATCTAGTAAAATACCTATTGAGTAGAGGCTGTAAAGTTTGGATGGAATCTTCTTTACACATTAAAAGAAGTATGGGCTTAGTAAGAGGCAAGTCGGACAAAATCGATGCCGAGCGGATAGCCATCTTTGCTTACACTCATCAAAAGGAGGCTAAATTAGTACAACTGACGTCTACCACCCTAGATAGGCTTCAGTACTTAATGCGAACTAGGGTTCGTTTAATGAAAAGCAAAGAGAGTCAGGAGAAAGCCATCAAGGAAATGGAGACTTTTGATAAGAAAGCAGGAAGAGAAATGCGCTCCATGTGTAGACAAGCACTGACGGGTTTAAAGAATTCCATAGAAAAGGTCGAGGCCAAGATGTTAGAGCTGGTAAGTATTGATAAAGAAGTACGAGCATTATATGAGTTGATCACTTCAGTAAAGAGTGTGGGTAAAGTACTAGCAATAGATCTGATTGTGTACACCCATGGCTTTAGTAGAATGCTAGATGGTAGAAAATTAGCTTGCTATTGTGGTGTAGCTCCTTTTGAGTATCAGAGTGGGACAAGTGTTTATGCACCAGCAGGCACCTCTAAGTTTGCCAATAAGGTGTTGAAAAGCCATCTACATATGGCTTCGATGAATGCCATTAGGTGTCATGAGGAATTACGGAATTATTACTTGAGAAAAGTAGAAGAAGGTAAAGGGAAAAAGAGTGCCATCAATGCAGTTCGGAATAAATTATTACATAGAGTAGTAGCGGTTGTTAAACGAGGAACACCATATGTAGAGAAATTGGATAAAAAATAG